In Tautonia marina, the DNA window CTTCTGAATTGAGGGGGAAAGGGGGGCTTCCTGGCACCGGAGCCGAACCGGATTTGATCCTGTACGTAAGAATAGAAGAATCGGGCAACATCGCCCGCCTCTGGCTTGCGAGTCGGAGCGGGTTGCGGCATAATAGGTCTTTCCGCTGGTCCCGAGACAGAGCGGCGACGCGGGCTCTCGATTTCTTGAGGGGGTCCGGGTGAGTCGGGGGGGACCCGAGCAATTGAGGCGCGTGAACCTGGTCAGGGCGGGAACGCAGCAGCCATAAGCGTGACCTCGATGTGCCCGGGAGCACCTCCCCGGCTCTCCCGGCCTCCTTCGGGATGGGATGAGAGTGGACCCGACACCGACGCGATCCCCGCAAGGGACGATGGACTTGCGGAGCAGGTGATCGATCGGAGGGGGATCGGATCGGGTCTGCCAGAAGTTAAAGTGTGAGCGACGACGCCCCCCGTCTGGGTTCCCTCGGCACGACGGAGCGCCTTATCCGTGGCACGGACCAAACCCAGCGCCCCGGACCCTTCGACCGACTCTCCGAGCGTGGAGACGCTCTCCGTCGCCCCAAGGCGGGAGGGAGAGGCGTACACGGTCGTGGCTCGCCGCTACCGACCGCAACGGTTCGAGGATGTGGTCGGGCAAGATCACGTGGTTCGGGCCTTGCGCAACGCGATCCGGATGGATCGGGTGGCCCAGGCGTATCTGTTTAGCGGCACCCGAGGGGTCGGCAAGACCTCGATGGCCCGGATCTTCGCCAAGGCGCTCAACTGCGAGCGGGGCGGGCCGACGGAAACCCCGTGCAATGAATGCGACACCTGCCGGGCGATCGCCCTGGGGCAGGATGTGGACGTGATCGAGATCGACGGGGCGAGCAACAACGGCGTCGAGGCCGTGCGCGAGCTTCGCCAGAACGCCGGATTGCGGCCGAGCCGATCGCGGTTCAAGATTTACTATATTGACGAAGTGCATATGCTTTCGACCAGCGCCTTCAACGCCCTGTTGAAGACCTTGGAGGAGCCGCCGAGCCACGTCAAGTTCGTCTTCGCCACGACCGAGCCGAACAAGATTCCGATTACCGTCTTGTCGCGCTGCCAGCGGTTCGACTTTGCCGGGATCGGACCGGAACAGATCGTCGATCAACTGGCGAGCATCTGTGAGCGCGAGGGGATCAAGGCCGATCGGGAGGCGTTGCACGTCGTCGCCCGTCGCGCGGCCGGTTCGATGCGGGATGCGCAGTCGTTGCTCGAACAGTTGCTCTCATCGGGGGCCGAGCATCTGACGGCCGACCGGGTGCATGAGCTGCTCGGGATTGCCGGGGATGACCGGGTCTTGAATCTGCTCGACGCGCTGGCGGATCGATCGCCGGGCCGGGCACTGGAGATTCTTGATCAGGCGGTCAACGACGGCGTGCAGCCGACCGACGTCTTGAATGCGTCGATCGAGTTTTTACGAGACGTGATGGTCGTCGCCGCTGGAGCCGAAGTCGCCCCCCTGGCAGCCTTGCCGGGTCAGCGGGAGCAACTGGACGGGCTGGCCGGGCGCTGGACGCTCGACTCGGTGATCGCCGCGCAACAGATCCTGGCCGAAACCCGAGGCAGGCTGAGGGGCAGTCCGTTCCCGAGGCTGCTGGTCGAGCTGGCCTTCTGCCGGGTCGCTCGCCTGGAGAACCTGACGGAGTTGAGCGAGGTGATCGCCCGGCTCTCGGGGCAGGAAGCCGGGGCGCCCCCTCCCGGGCCGGATGGTGCTGTAAAAAAAAAGTCCGTTGAGCCGCTAAGCAAGGCGGCTCAACGGTCGTCGGGATCGTCAGCATCGGAGGCGAAGACCGCGGCCGAGCCTGCGGCACCGGCCCCGAGGCCAACTCCGGTGAGTGAGCCCTCCACGCACCTCGGCAATGGGAACGGCAAGCATCGGGGACACGCCGAGGAGGTGGTCGAACGGCCTCTCCCCCCTGCCCCAGAGGGCCGGCACGAGCCGGAGCGATCGCCGTCTGTAACCGCAACCCAAAGCGGGGACGGGTCGTTGCTGGAGCGTGCCCGATCGGCCTGGCAATCGCTCGTCGATCGGACCGAGGAATTGAAGCTGCCGGCGCAGTTCAAACGACTGGAACCGTCGGATGTCTCGGAATCGGGACTGGTGGTCGTGGCCGTGCCACCGGCCTACAACTATCTGGCCGATCGCTGCAATGCTCCCGAGCTGCGGTCGAAGATCGAGGGGCATCTGGCCGAAGCACTGGGCCGGGGCGTCTCGGTCCAGTTCCATCGGGAAGCGTCGACCGCTCCCGAGCCGAGCGTCATCGAGCCCGGCTCGTCGGCGCATCAGGCCGTGCTGGAGGATGATCTGGCCCAGCAGCTTGTCGCCCGGTTCGAGGCCCAGTTGCGGCGGGTCGAGGTGGAACCGGAACGCCGAGCCGGGTCCGAGACCGACTCCGAACCTGACTCGGAGGCCGGAGCCGAGGCCGACGACTGACGAACCGACTCCGAAGGTTCCTGGAGCGGCGCATCGCGTCGTTTCTCGTCGCCATTCTCTGGCTCCTTATCGTTTTCTGATGGATTCAATCGACCTGCGAGGAGGAGACGAGATGTTCGGGAACCTTGGCAATCTTGCCGACCTGATGCGCAACGCCGGAAAGATCCGGGAACAGATGGAACAGGCCGCCGAGCAGCTCGGCTCGGTTCAGGTGGAAGGCTCGGCCGGCGGGGGAGTCGTCAAGGCGACCGTCAATGGTCGGATGGAACTGATTTCGGTGCGGATCGATCCGAAACTGACCACCGACGGTGATGTCGAGCTGCTGGAAGACCTGGTGACCAGCGCAGTCAACCAGGCCATGAATCGGGCTCGGGAGGAAGCGGCGAAAACGATGACCGGCGGCATGGGCCTGAACATGCCGGGGCTCGACTCGCTGTTTCCCGGAGGAGGCCGACCGTGAGCGCCCGCGGTTTCGGCGACCCGGTTCCGGTTGATCCGAGCGCCTCGGGAACGGTCGATCGCCTGGTCCGAGCGCTCGGCCGGTTGCCTGGGATCGGAGCCAAGAGCGCCGAGCGGCTGGCCCACCACCTGATCCGATGCCCGCTTGAGGATGCCATCGCCCTGGCCGAGGCGATCCGGGCGGCGCGCGATCAGATTCATCACTGCGCGCTTTGCGGGCATCTGACCGAGTCAGGACAGGACCGCTGCTCCATCTGCCGAGACCCGAGGCGTGATGAGGGCCTGGTCTGCGTGGTCGAACAGTCGCGCGATTTGATGGCGCTGGAGAAGGCCGGAACCTACAACGGGCGCTACCACGTTTTGCACGGCCGGCTGGCCCCGTTGCAAGGGGTCTTCGAAGATCAGTTGAATCTGGCCGGCCTGGAACAGCGGGTCCGAGCGGGGGGAATTCGGGAGGTGATTCTGGCCACGAACCCGACGCTCGAGGGCGACGCGACCGCGCGGCTAGTGGCCGATCGGCTCGGGCCGTTCGACGTGCCCATCACCCGACTGGCCCGAGGGCTCGCCTCGGGCGGCTCGCTGGAGTTCGCCAACAAGGAGATGCTGGCCGACGCCCTGCAGGGCCGTCAGCAGTATTGATCGCGGACGAGGGGTAGGAGCGAGGCCCTTCGCGTCGTGCCGGGTCAGCGCGACCGGCCCGAGCCGTTGCGAAATCACCCGGAACTTTCGGGATCGCAGAGAACTGCCCTCCCGTTCCACGGCAGTCGATGGTATGATTTTTGCTGTTCGATGTTCCTCAACGCCAGAGATGCTGGTCGTCGGCGGTTCGGTCGTTGGCAGGGATGGCGCCAGGGGCCATCCTGAATTGCCCAGGAACCGGATCAGGGACGATTTGCCCCGGGACACTTCGCGGAAGCTCAACGCGTATGCGGCTCGATACCTCTCAACAAATGCGGACCGACATGCGAATGCGCATGGCGCCCCGCATGATTCAATCCATGGAAATTCTGCAACTGCCGTGGCTTGCGCTGCAGGAGCGGATTGACCAGGAATTGATCGAGAATCCGATCCTCGAAGACCTTCGGGAGTCGGTCGCTCCGGAAGGTCAGGTCGAGGAACCCTCGACGGACGACGACGCGAAGGTTGACGAGACGGAAATTTACGACGACTGGGACAACTGGGACACGTCGGGCGAACAGCACCGTCCGAGCCGGGCGGCGCTGATCGAGGAATCGGATCGCAAGCACGACGCGATGCAGAACATGGCGTCGCGTCCCCCGTCGTTGCACGACTCGCTGACGGAGCAACTGTCGTTTCCGGATCTCGACCCGAAGGTTCGGGGGCTGGCCGAGTACATCATTTCGAACCTGGACGAGAACGGGTACTTCACCGGGATGGATATTCCCGACCTGGTGCGAGACGCCGGCGGCGCGGTCACGTTCGAGCAGGCCGAGCAGGCGCTGGCCCTGGTGCAAAAGCTGGATCCGCCGGGGATCGGCGCGCGGAATCTGCGCGAGTGCCTCTTGTTGCAACTGACGCCGGAGACACCGCACGTCGAGGTCCTTCGCCTGCTGGTGAGCAACCACCTGGACGACATCCAGCAGAATCGCTTGCCGGTGATCGAGAAGAAGACGGGGTTGTCGCTGGCCGAGATCAAGGAAGGGCTGGAACAGCTTCGGCGGCTCGATCCGAAGCCCGGAGCGCGGTTCAATCCGGGATCGGCGCAGTATGTGGTGCCCGACCTGATTGTCGAGCCCGACGAGCACGGGGACTATCAGGTCCGGCTGGTCGATGAACACGCGCCGCAGTTGACCATCTCGCGGCGGTATCAGCGGATGCTGAAGGATCGCGGGGGAGACCCGGAGGCTCGGGCCTTTATTCAGAAGAAGATTCAGTCGGCCCGCTGGCTGATCGAGTCGATCGAGCAACGGCGCAGCACGTTGTTGAAGGTGGCCAAGGCGATCATCGCCCATCAGCGCGACTTTCTCGACAAGGGGCCCGAGGCGATCCAGCCGTTGAAGATGCAGCAGATCGCCGATCAGGTGGGCGTGCACGTGACGACCGTGAGCCGGGCCGTCGATGACAAGTGGGTTCAGACCCCCCGGGGGATCTTCGCCCTGAAACGATTCTTTGGCGGCGGCACAGTGAGCGCCGACGGGGAGGAAATCGCCTGGGACACGATCAAGCAAAAGTTGACCGAGATCATCGCCAAGGAAGACAAGAGCAAGCCCCTCTCCGATGAAGAAATCGTCGACGAACTGGGCCGGCAAGGGCTGACCGTCGCTCGGCGAACCGTGACGAAATACCGCAAGGCCATGCGGATTCCGTCGAGCCGGCATCGGAAAGAATTCTGATCGCACGTGGGTGAGCCTGCGGAACCAGGCCCAGAGTCGCCTTAATCCACATAGACTCTCCCCCATATTGCCAAAAATAGCCTGCATGCTATAATCAATCAGTTCAGGAGGACATTTTCGACGGCAGTTCCATCAGGGAGTGATGACAATGACCGTGTCGCTTCGATTGGCTGAACTCCACGTTGATCCCGAGGAGCTTCGTGTCATTGAGCACGCGGTCGAGGCCGAAGGGGGCTCGATCACCATCCGGCACGTGGATTGCCCGACGTCGTTGGGAAGGCTCGGACCGGTCGATGCGGATGTGATTGTAGCCTTGCACCGGCCGGGGCCCTCGGATGCTCGCAACTGGCTGCCGCTGAGGAAATCCGGACTGGGGCCTCCCGTGATTCTCATCACGGAGGAGGAGTCGCTCGAACAGTTTGAGCAGTTTCGGAAACTCGGGACGTACACGGTTGTCCCTCGGGGCCATTCCGCGTGCCTGGTGCAGGCGGTTCGCCTGGCGGTGGGGTCGTCGATCCTGGTTCCGTCATTTGGGCTGACGACGGGTCCTCCCGCCGAGGCCGAACACCGCCGGCTGGCCGGATTGCTGCGGGTGATTGGCCACAACATGAGGGATCTGCTCGGGGTCATCACCAACGCGGTGGAAGTCCTGTCGTTCCAGAACGTCTCGGGCTCGTTGAGCCAGCAGCGGACCATCGAGCTGCTCGATCGGCAATGCCAGCGCATGGCCGGATTGCTGGATGATTCGTCGGAGATTGCCCGAATCGAGTCGGGAGAGGCTCCGGAAGTGGTTGAGGTCTTCGAGCTGGGCGACCTGATGATGCGGGCGATTCGACGGGCGCAGCAAGAGGCTCGGGACGAGCAGGTGGATTTCGATCGTGTTCCGCGCCCGGCCCCGCTCTGGGTGCGGACC includes these proteins:
- the dnaX gene encoding DNA polymerase III subunit gamma/tau, with the translated sequence MARTKPSAPDPSTDSPSVETLSVAPRREGEAYTVVARRYRPQRFEDVVGQDHVVRALRNAIRMDRVAQAYLFSGTRGVGKTSMARIFAKALNCERGGPTETPCNECDTCRAIALGQDVDVIEIDGASNNGVEAVRELRQNAGLRPSRSRFKIYYIDEVHMLSTSAFNALLKTLEEPPSHVKFVFATTEPNKIPITVLSRCQRFDFAGIGPEQIVDQLASICEREGIKADREALHVVARRAAGSMRDAQSLLEQLLSSGAEHLTADRVHELLGIAGDDRVLNLLDALADRSPGRALEILDQAVNDGVQPTDVLNASIEFLRDVMVVAAGAEVAPLAALPGQREQLDGLAGRWTLDSVIAAQQILAETRGRLRGSPFPRLLVELAFCRVARLENLTELSEVIARLSGQEAGAPPPGPDGAVKKKSVEPLSKAAQRSSGSSASEAKTAAEPAAPAPRPTPVSEPSTHLGNGNGKHRGHAEEVVERPLPPAPEGRHEPERSPSVTATQSGDGSLLERARSAWQSLVDRTEELKLPAQFKRLEPSDVSESGLVVVAVPPAYNYLADRCNAPELRSKIEGHLAEALGRGVSVQFHREASTAPEPSVIEPGSSAHQAVLEDDLAQQLVARFEAQLRRVEVEPERRAGSETDSEPDSEAGAEADD
- a CDS encoding YbaB/EbfC family nucleoid-associated protein — translated: MFGNLGNLADLMRNAGKIREQMEQAAEQLGSVQVEGSAGGGVVKATVNGRMELISVRIDPKLTTDGDVELLEDLVTSAVNQAMNRAREEAAKTMTGGMGLNMPGLDSLFPGGGRP
- the recR gene encoding recombination mediator RecR, which codes for MSARGFGDPVPVDPSASGTVDRLVRALGRLPGIGAKSAERLAHHLIRCPLEDAIALAEAIRAARDQIHHCALCGHLTESGQDRCSICRDPRRDEGLVCVVEQSRDLMALEKAGTYNGRYHVLHGRLAPLQGVFEDQLNLAGLEQRVRAGGIREVILATNPTLEGDATARLVADRLGPFDVPITRLARGLASGGSLEFANKEMLADALQGRQQY
- the rpoN gene encoding RNA polymerase factor sigma-54 is translated as MRLDTSQQMRTDMRMRMAPRMIQSMEILQLPWLALQERIDQELIENPILEDLRESVAPEGQVEEPSTDDDAKVDETEIYDDWDNWDTSGEQHRPSRAALIEESDRKHDAMQNMASRPPSLHDSLTEQLSFPDLDPKVRGLAEYIISNLDENGYFTGMDIPDLVRDAGGAVTFEQAEQALALVQKLDPPGIGARNLRECLLLQLTPETPHVEVLRLLVSNHLDDIQQNRLPVIEKKTGLSLAEIKEGLEQLRRLDPKPGARFNPGSAQYVVPDLIVEPDEHGDYQVRLVDEHAPQLTISRRYQRMLKDRGGDPEARAFIQKKIQSARWLIESIEQRRSTLLKVAKAIIAHQRDFLDKGPEAIQPLKMQQIADQVGVHVTTVSRAVDDKWVQTPRGIFALKRFFGGGTVSADGEEIAWDTIKQKLTEIIAKEDKSKPLSDEEIVDELGRQGLTVARRTVTKYRKAMRIPSSRHRKEF
- a CDS encoding ATP-binding response regulator, with amino-acid sequence MTVSLRLAELHVDPEELRVIEHAVEAEGGSITIRHVDCPTSLGRLGPVDADVIVALHRPGPSDARNWLPLRKSGLGPPVILITEEESLEQFEQFRKLGTYTVVPRGHSACLVQAVRLAVGSSILVPSFGLTTGPPAEAEHRRLAGLLRVIGHNMRDLLGVITNAVEVLSFQNVSGSLSQQRTIELLDRQCQRMAGLLDDSSEIARIESGEAPEVVEVFELGDLMMRAIRRAQQEARDEQVDFDRVPRPAPLWVRTDARRLEHLIRHGLHYCRRAARACELIRIDWRLTTDRLELVFEVLPGVSHFEMPRSDKAIDLDLFLASIFADRLGGVLRPGPPFLVELPGTIVQGGVPDEARAAPRPTGPPPPRRSAGHVLLVDENLESIQALGLLIGRLGWHVRATPRIDEAREMIQAFRPHVVLIGLHMPFIEGQSLARSIRHDLVMGAPLLIGISSSSHPPTIDRDGERTFDHIVTKPVRLAELAALLGAAGSQRAASS